ATAGGCGATCGCCCCCAATAATTGTTAGAACTGGATTAATATCTTTGCGAGGGAAAATACCATGGCCGTCAAAAAACAGTTTGCTAATTTTGCTGAAATGCTGGCCGGTTCCCCCAAGCCGGTGCTAGTGGACTTTTACGCTACCTGGTGCGGCCCCTGCCAAATGATGGCCCCCATTCTGGAGCAAGTGGGCAGTCATCTACGCCAACAAATCCAAGTGGTGAAAATTGACACTGATAAATATCCGGCGATCGCCACCCAATACCAAATCCAGTCTTTACCGACCTTGGTGTTATTCAAGCAGGGCCAACCAGTGCACCGCATGGAAGGCGTACAACAGGCCGCCCAGTTGATCCAACAGTTACAGGTTTTTGTGTAAATACCATTCCGGCGATCGACAACAAACCTTTAGTTAATAGTTTCTAAATATATTCAGTCAATTCATCTTTTTGCGGATCCAGCCGTTGACTGTGAAGCGACTATGGGCAAATTCCCTAGAAGGACAAACCACAGACATCACTTCGTGGCGACAACGGCTATTAAAAAAGATAATAGAATTATTGATGGGGGTAATGGTTTGAAACTTCGGATGGGTAGTAATGGTGTTATTTTTAAGCTCCGTGTCGTAGAGCCTTAATTCTCCCCCAGAAAAAGCTTTCGGTTCTTGATAAAAATAATAGACATAGGTAATTTGTCGGCTAGCTGTTTTTTCACTACCTGCGTCATTGTGGATTCTATAATAACAACCATCATTATGGGCTGTGAGTTGTAATTCTATTTCTGCAACTTCAAAGGGAGAAAAGTTTAGTTGACCCAGTAATTCCGGTAACTTTTGTTTGATTCGTTCCCGTATTAAAGCTGATAATGCAGGAATTTTTTGAGAAAAAAGCACGTAGGATTGGCGATATTGATTAGCTTTAGTAGTAGTGTTAGATTTAATGTATTCTTCTTTTTTATCAATAGCCTCTGTGATGATTTTTTGATTTTCTTCCGGTGATAAGAAGTTTTTAATTTCTCCGTAGGTACCGGGCAAAAATATTGATTCTGACTGCTGGTGTAATGTCGGTTCCGATAGGCTGAGGTTTATTTGAGGATACTGTGACTGTAATCGCCTAATTTTTTCCTCAGCCTTAGCCACTAATTTATCCACTGAGTGATGCTTAAATTCGGTGAAAATCCCTGCCATTTCGAGGATTTTTAGGGCTATCGTTGCTTTTTCCTGAGGAGAACATTGATCGTTGTCAATAATTGTTTCTAAAGTATCAATGGATTTAGTTAATAACTTTTTTGCTCTAGTTGATAAGGCTAGGTTATCTCCGTTGGTCTTTACTTTTGCTCCCCTGTTCATTATGCAGTTCCCCTGGGTTACCTAAGGCCAATCACATTTTTTGCTGAAAATTGATGGTTGGAACAATTCTAACTGTTTTGAAGCCAACAAAAATCCCCCTCCTAGTTAGTAAAGGAAAGGGGACAAAAGGCGACAAAGCCTTCAGATTATTAACAATGGATTGATGAGTCAATCATGGCAAGGATGGAACGATTACATCATGCCCATGCCGCCCATACCACCCATTCCGCCCATGCCACCCATATCGGGCATAGCGGGAGCCGCAGGTTCAGGTTTTTCCACTACTAAAGCTTCAGTGGTCAACACCATCCCAGCAATGGAAGCGGCATTTTGCAGAGCAGAACGTACCACTTTAGCGGGGTCGATGATGCCAGCGGCTATCAGGTCTTCAATTTTGCCAGTGATGACGTTGTAACCTTGATTGCCAGTAGCTTCTTTAACTTTTTCCACAATGACGGAACCCTCTACCCCAGCATTGCTGGCCAACTGGTGCAGGGGAGCTTCCAGGGCTTTGGCGATGATGTCGGCGGCAACCCGCTCTTCATCGTTGCTGAGTTGGGCTTTAAAGCTTTCAATTTTGCCCGCTAAACGAATTAGGGTTGTACCACCACCGGGAACAATACCTTCTTCCACTGCGGCTTTGGTGGCATTGAGGGCATCTTCAATGCGGAGTTTGCGGTCTTTGAGTTCGGTTTCCGTTGCGGCCCCGACTTTAATCACAGCTACACCACCGGCTAGTTTGGCAATGCGCTCTTGGATTTTTTCTTTGTCGTAATCGGAATCAGAAGCAGCATATTCTTTCCGCAACTGCTCAATCCGCTCTTTGACTCCAGCGGAAGCCCGTTTGTCGGCCCCAGCGACGAGGATGGTGTTGTCTTTTTCCAAAGTGGCTTTAACGGCTTGGCCCAATTGATCCAAGCTGACGGTGTCGAGGCTCAGGCCAATGTCTTCGGAAATGACGCTACCACCGGTGAGGATAGCGATATCTTGCAACACAGCTTTACGCCGATCGCCAAAGGCGGGGGCTTTAATGGCGGCCACGTTGAGTACACCCCGGGCTTTATTGACCACTAGGGTAGCAAGGGCTTCTCCTTCAATGTCTTCCGCAATGATTAACAGGGGACGACCGGCCCGGGCCACAGCTTCCAGTACGGGAACCAATTCCGCAATGGCACTGATTTTTTTATCGGTGATGAGGATTAAAGGATTATCAAACTCCACCAACTGGCGATCGCTATCGGTGATGAAGTAGGGAGAAATATAGCCCCGGTCGATCTGCATCCCTTCCACCACTTCCAATTCGGTGTTGAGGGATTTGGACTCCTCCACGGTGATGACGCCATCTTTGGTGACTTTGTCCATGGCATCGGCAATCATGGCCCCAACTTCGGGATCGTTACCGGAGGATACGGTGGCCACTTGGGCGATCGCCGAACCTTCCACGGGTTTAGCCACAGCCTCAATTTCTTGAACGAGGAAAGTGGTAACTTTTTCGATGCCCCGACGGAGAGCCACGGGATTAGCACCGGCGGCGACGTTGCGCAGACCTTCCCGCACTAAAGCTTGAGCAATAATAGTGGCGGTGGTGGTGCCATCCCCAGCAATTTCCTTGGTTTTGGAAGCAACTTCCTGGATTAGCTTAGCTCCAGCATTTTCTTCCGGGTTGGACAGTTCAATTTCTTTGGCTACGGTGATGCCATCGTTGACAATCTGGGGAGCACCGTACTGCTTTTCTAATAAAACATTGCGACCTTTGGGGCCGAGGGTAATCCGCACCGCATCAGCCAGGGCATTAATCCCCGCTTCCAAAGAGCGTCTGGATTCATCCTTAAAGGAAATAAGTTTAGACATAGACTAAAAAGTTACAAATAACGTCAAAGGTGGC
The genomic region above belongs to Synechocystis sp. PCC 6803 substr. PCC-P and contains:
- the trxA gene encoding thioredoxin → MAVKKQFANFAEMLAGSPKPVLVDFYATWCGPCQMMAPILEQVGSHLRQQIQVVKIDTDKYPAIATQYQIQSLPTLVLFKQGQPVHRMEGVQQAAQLIQQLQVFV
- a CDS encoding 2OG-Fe(II) oxygenase; this translates as MNRGAKVKTNGDNLALSTRAKKLLTKSIDTLETIIDNDQCSPQEKATIALKILEMAGIFTEFKHHSVDKLVAKAEEKIRRLQSQYPQINLSLSEPTLHQQSESIFLPGTYGEIKNFLSPEENQKIITEAIDKKEEYIKSNTTTKANQYRQSYVLFSQKIPALSALIRERIKQKLPELLGQLNFSPFEVAEIELQLTAHNDGCYYRIHNDAGSEKTASRQITYVYYFYQEPKAFSGGELRLYDTELKNNTITTHPKFQTITPINNSIIFFNSRCRHEVMSVVCPSREFAHSRFTVNGWIRKKMN
- the groL gene encoding chaperonin GroEL (60 kDa chaperone family; promotes refolding of misfolded polypeptides especially under stressful conditions; forms two stacked rings of heptamers to form a barrel-shaped 14mer; ends can be capped by GroES; misfolded proteins enter the barrel where they are refolded when GroES binds) is translated as MSKLISFKDESRRSLEAGINALADAVRITLGPKGRNVLLEKQYGAPQIVNDGITVAKEIELSNPEENAGAKLIQEVASKTKEIAGDGTTTATIIAQALVREGLRNVAAGANPVALRRGIEKVTTFLVQEIEAVAKPVEGSAIAQVATVSSGNDPEVGAMIADAMDKVTKDGVITVEESKSLNTELEVVEGMQIDRGYISPYFITDSDRQLVEFDNPLILITDKKISAIAELVPVLEAVARAGRPLLIIAEDIEGEALATLVVNKARGVLNVAAIKAPAFGDRRKAVLQDIAILTGGSVISEDIGLSLDTVSLDQLGQAVKATLEKDNTILVAGADKRASAGVKERIEQLRKEYAASDSDYDKEKIQERIAKLAGGVAVIKVGAATETELKDRKLRIEDALNATKAAVEEGIVPGGGTTLIRLAGKIESFKAQLSNDEERVAADIIAKALEAPLHQLASNAGVEGSVIVEKVKEATGNQGYNVITGKIEDLIAAGIIDPAKVVRSALQNAASIAGMVLTTEALVVEKPEPAAPAMPDMGGMGGMGGMGGMGMM